A window from Thermomonas aquatica encodes these proteins:
- the rpe gene encoding ribulose-phosphate 3-epimerase yields MSTQSTVIAPSILSANFANLGEEVDNVLAAGADWVHFDVMDNHYVPNLTIGPLVCEALRKHGVTAPIDVHLMVEPVDRIIPDFAAAGATHISFHPEASKHVHRSVQLIKSLGCQAGLVFNPATPLDVLDYMLGEIDYVLLMSVNPGFGGQAFIPSALDKLRQVRAMIDASGRPIRLEIDGGVKPDNIAEIARAGADTFVAGSAIFGKPDYAGIVSQMKAAVAAVR; encoded by the coding sequence ATGAGCACGCAAAGCACGGTCATCGCCCCGTCCATCCTCTCGGCCAACTTCGCCAATCTCGGCGAGGAAGTGGACAACGTGCTGGCCGCCGGCGCCGACTGGGTGCACTTCGACGTGATGGACAACCATTACGTGCCGAACCTCACCATCGGCCCGCTGGTCTGCGAAGCGCTGCGCAAGCACGGCGTGACCGCGCCGATCGACGTGCACCTGATGGTCGAGCCGGTGGACCGGATCATCCCGGACTTCGCCGCCGCCGGCGCTACCCACATCAGCTTCCATCCGGAAGCCAGCAAGCACGTGCACCGCAGCGTGCAGCTGATCAAGTCGCTGGGCTGCCAGGCCGGGCTGGTGTTCAACCCGGCCACGCCGCTGGACGTGCTGGACTACATGCTGGGCGAGATCGACTACGTGCTGCTGATGTCCGTGAACCCGGGTTTCGGCGGGCAGGCGTTCATTCCCTCTGCGCTCGACAAGCTGCGCCAGGTGCGGGCGATGATCGATGCCAGCGGCCGTCCGATCCGGCTGGAAATCGACGGCGGGGTGAAGCCGGACAACATCGCCGAGATCGCCAGGGCCGGCGCCGACACCTTCGTCGCCGGCAGCGCGATCTTCGGCAAGCCGGACTATGCGGGGATCGTGTCGCAGATGAAGGCTGCGGTCGCCGCGGTGCGCTGA
- a CDS encoding J domain-containing protein: MTRRWYGKFFGLIAGWLLLRHPAGGLLGLLIGHAFDADWLKTTRDNPYRVFGLTDEASDAEIDQAYRRLISQYHPDKLAGAAPELQKQAQDKASQINAAYDRIKELRRT; encoded by the coding sequence ATGACCCGACGCTGGTACGGCAAATTCTTCGGACTGATCGCCGGCTGGCTGCTGCTGCGCCACCCGGCCGGCGGCCTGCTGGGCCTGCTGATCGGCCATGCCTTCGACGCCGACTGGCTGAAGACCACCCGCGACAACCCCTACCGCGTGTTCGGCCTGACCGACGAGGCCAGCGACGCCGAGATCGACCAGGCCTACCGCCGGCTGATCAGCCAATACCACCCCGACAAGCTGGCCGGCGCCGCGCCGGAGCTGCAGAAACAGGCGCAGGACAAGGCCAGCCAGATCAACGCGGCCTACGACCGCATCAAGGAACTCCGCCGCACATGA
- a CDS encoding phosphoribosylaminoimidazolesuccinocarboxamide synthase translates to MATTLLQSDLPGLNLIHRGKVRDVFDLGDGHLLMVATDRLSAFDVVLPDPIPGKGEMLCQISNFWFDRTAHIIANHLTGIDVASVLPAGVDPALYAKRAVVTKKLTPVPVECIARGYIIGSGWKDYRRSGEVSGIKLPEGLQQAQQLPEPIFTPSTKAAVGDHDENIDFATAVNLVGRERAEQVRDATLALYAFARDYAAQRGIILADTKFEFGTDADGRLYVMDEMFTPDSSRYWPADQYAVGTSPPSYDKQFVRDYLETLDWNKTAPGPKLPAEVIEKTRAKYAEALEKLAGIVVE, encoded by the coding sequence ATGGCCACCACGCTGCTGCAATCCGACCTGCCCGGCCTGAACCTGATCCACCGCGGCAAGGTCCGCGACGTGTTCGACCTGGGCGATGGCCACCTGTTGATGGTCGCCACCGACCGCCTGAGCGCGTTCGACGTGGTGCTGCCCGACCCGATCCCGGGCAAGGGCGAAATGCTTTGCCAGATCAGCAATTTCTGGTTCGACCGGACCGCGCACATCATCGCCAACCACCTGACCGGCATCGATGTCGCCAGCGTGCTGCCGGCCGGCGTGGACCCGGCGCTGTACGCGAAGCGCGCGGTGGTGACGAAGAAGCTGACCCCGGTGCCGGTGGAATGCATCGCCCGCGGCTACATCATCGGCAGCGGCTGGAAGGACTACCGGCGCAGCGGCGAAGTCAGCGGCATCAAGTTGCCGGAAGGCCTGCAGCAGGCGCAGCAACTGCCCGAGCCGATCTTCACCCCGTCGACCAAGGCGGCCGTGGGCGACCACGACGAGAACATCGATTTCGCGACTGCCGTGAACCTGGTCGGCCGCGAACGCGCCGAGCAGGTGCGCGACGCGACGCTGGCGCTGTACGCCTTCGCCCGCGACTACGCCGCGCAGCGCGGGATCATCCTCGCCGACACCAAGTTCGAGTTCGGCACCGATGCCGACGGCAGGCTGTACGTGATGGACGAGATGTTCACCCCGGATTCGTCGCGCTACTGGCCGGCGGATCAATACGCAGTCGGCACCAGTCCGCCGAGCTACGACAAGCAGTTCGTGCGCGATTACTTGGAGACGCTGGACTGGAACAAGACCGCGCCCGGTCCGAAGCTGCCGGCGGAGGTCATCGAAAAGACCCGCGCCAAGTATGCCGAGGCCTTGGAGAAGCTGGCCGGGATCGTGGTCGAATAA
- a CDS encoding DUF962 domain-containing protein, which yields MNATAAERPIDQWFAHYSGDHQNATNQRIHVVAVPLILWSVIGLLWCIPVVGDYFRPGLWAALAMFLAWMFYYRASRAIGFGMLAIFVAMAWLTRWLHDAYGTPGLFKLALGVFVVAWIAQFIGHSKLYEGKKPSFFTDLKYLLIGPAWVLAKLYRKLGVRW from the coding sequence ATGAACGCCACCGCTGCCGAACGCCCCATCGACCAGTGGTTCGCCCACTATTCCGGCGACCACCAAAACGCGACGAACCAGCGCATCCACGTGGTCGCGGTGCCGCTGATCCTGTGGAGCGTGATCGGCCTGCTGTGGTGCATCCCGGTGGTCGGCGATTACTTCCGTCCCGGCCTGTGGGCGGCGCTGGCGATGTTCCTGGCCTGGATGTTCTATTACCGCGCCTCGCGGGCGATCGGCTTCGGCATGCTGGCGATCTTCGTGGCGATGGCCTGGCTGACCCGCTGGCTGCACGACGCCTACGGCACGCCCGGCCTGTTCAAGCTCGCGCTGGGCGTGTTCGTCGTCGCCTGGATCGCCCAGTTCATCGGCCACAGCAAGCTGTACGAAGGCAAGAAGCCGAGCTTCTTCACCGACCTCAAGTACCTGCTGATCGGCCCGGCCTGGGTGCTGGCCAAGCTGTACCGCAAGCTGGGCGTGCGCTGGTGA
- a CDS encoding SDR family oxidoreductase, with translation MKTALLFGASGQIGAPLLERLNDAGWRVYAVSRQPHSDAPGRHWLQGDFAGVRGLPDGVDAIFSCGPLDLFARWYADAPIRAARIVAFGSTSAATKHGSDDDHERELARRLLGAEASLFASSEQRGANATMLRPTLVYGAGRDATLTRIAAMAQRWGRFLLPRRSDGLRQPVHVHDLAAAAFAACAAAATHGRSYDLPGGETLPYREMVRRVLASLQPARPLHELPMPLFRLAVKTAQARGIAADLTDAAVARMREDLVFNLAPAQRDFGYAPRAFRPEARMFERAVPARD, from the coding sequence ATGAAGACGGCGCTGCTGTTCGGTGCCAGCGGGCAGATCGGCGCGCCGTTGCTGGAACGGTTGAACGATGCCGGCTGGCGCGTGTATGCGGTCTCGCGCCAGCCGCATTCGGATGCCCCGGGCCGGCACTGGCTGCAAGGCGACTTCGCCGGCGTGCGCGGCTTGCCGGACGGCGTGGACGCGATCTTCAGCTGCGGCCCGCTGGACCTGTTCGCACGCTGGTACGCCGACGCACCGATCCGCGCGGCGCGCATCGTCGCCTTCGGCTCCACCAGCGCGGCGACCAAGCACGGCTCCGATGACGACCACGAGCGCGAACTCGCGCGTCGGCTGCTCGGCGCGGAAGCGTCGTTGTTCGCGTCGTCGGAGCAACGCGGCGCCAACGCGACCATGTTGCGTCCGACGCTGGTGTACGGCGCCGGCCGCGATGCCACCCTGACCCGCATCGCCGCCATGGCGCAGCGCTGGGGCCGCTTCCTGCTGCCGCGGCGCAGCGATGGCCTGCGCCAGCCGGTGCACGTGCACGACCTGGCCGCGGCCGCGTTCGCCGCCTGCGCCGCAGCGGCGACGCATGGCCGCAGCTATGACCTGCCCGGCGGCGAGACGTTGCCGTATCGCGAGATGGTGCGGCGCGTGCTGGCCAGCCTGCAGCCGGCGCGACCGCTGCACGAACTGCCGATGCCGTTGTTCCGGCTGGCGGTGAAGACGGCGCAGGCGCGCGGCATCGCTGCCGATCTCACCGACGCCGCGGTCGCGCGCATGCGCGAGGACCTGGTGTTCAACCTGGCGCCGGCGCAGCGCGACTTCGGCTACGCGCCGCGTGCGTTCAGGCCGGAAGCGCGGATGTTCGAGCGCGCGGTGCCCGCGCGCGACTGA
- the nhaA gene encoding Na+/H+ antiporter NhaA — MESRIPILARARRALSEFFRLEAAGGILLIVAAVLAMLCANSPLAHAYEGLLELQVPIHAWTLAFSKSLHWWVNDGLMAVFFLLVALEIKREALSGQLSSKEQLILPMVCAAAGVAVPALLFFALNRGDADAMRGWAIPTATDIAFALGVLALLGSRVPLGMKLLLSTIAVADDLIAILIIALFYTQGLWWPALAAAAAVVAAMALLNRMKVKALAPYLLLGVVLWACVLKSGVHATLAGVITGLLIPHIDTRDGVDDETEHSPLETLEHALHPWVAYAILPLFAFVNAGLALDGMQASDLLAPLPAGILLGLVVGKPVGIVLAALLMRAAGLARFPEGMDLRAMLGLGLLCGIGFTMSLFIGGLAFAQSPLLYTDGVVGVLAASVIAAVLGMLWLHLVLPKHATR; from the coding sequence ATGGAATCCCGGATCCCGATCCTCGCCCGCGCGCGCCGCGCCCTCTCCGAATTCTTCCGGCTGGAAGCGGCGGGCGGCATCCTGCTGATCGTCGCCGCGGTGCTGGCGATGCTGTGCGCGAACTCGCCGTTGGCGCATGCGTACGAGGGCCTGCTCGAACTGCAGGTACCGATCCACGCGTGGACGCTGGCGTTCTCCAAGTCGCTGCATTGGTGGGTGAATGACGGCCTGATGGCGGTGTTCTTCCTGCTGGTGGCGCTGGAGATCAAGCGCGAGGCCTTGAGCGGCCAGTTGTCCAGCAAGGAGCAGTTGATCCTGCCGATGGTCTGCGCCGCGGCGGGCGTGGCGGTGCCGGCCCTGCTGTTCTTCGCGCTCAACCGTGGCGATGCCGATGCGATGCGCGGCTGGGCGATCCCCACCGCCACCGACATCGCGTTCGCGCTGGGCGTGCTGGCCCTGCTCGGCTCGCGCGTGCCGCTCGGGATGAAATTGCTGCTGTCGACGATCGCGGTCGCCGACGACCTGATCGCGATCCTGATCATCGCCCTGTTCTACACGCAGGGGCTGTGGTGGCCGGCGTTGGCCGCGGCGGCAGCGGTGGTCGCGGCGATGGCCTTGCTCAACCGGATGAAGGTCAAGGCGCTGGCGCCGTACCTGCTGCTCGGCGTGGTGCTGTGGGCCTGCGTGCTGAAATCGGGCGTGCATGCGACCCTGGCCGGCGTGATCACCGGCCTGCTGATCCCGCACATCGACACGCGCGACGGCGTCGACGACGAAACCGAGCATTCGCCGCTGGAAACCCTGGAGCACGCGCTGCATCCGTGGGTGGCCTACGCGATCCTGCCGCTGTTCGCCTTCGTCAACGCGGGACTGGCACTCGACGGCATGCAGGCGTCCGACCTGCTGGCGCCGCTGCCCGCCGGCATCCTGCTCGGGCTGGTGGTGGGCAAGCCGGTCGGGATCGTGCTCGCCGCGCTGCTGATGCGTGCGGCCGGGCTGGCCCGCTTCCCGGAGGGCATGGACCTGCGCGCGATGCTTGGCCTGGGCCTGCTGTGCGGCATCGGCTTCACCATGAGCCTGTTCATCGGTGGCCTGGCGTTCGCGCAATCGCCGCTGCTCTATACCGACGGCGTGGTGGGCGTGCTTGCGGCGTCGGTGATCGCCGCGGTACTCGGCATGCTGTGGCTGCACCTGGTGTTGCCGAAGCACGCGACGCGATGA
- a CDS encoding lectin has protein sequence MRALLSLGLLAALGACTAERAPPAPPEVPADVATDAAPASPSPSPSPAAETPASAAAGKSAATPDGDLGMATFAGYGEVKFGTLAADMGKAWGGALKEVGKDFNASCYFMTPAWVKTPAEFNFMISEGRFARFGTDSAKYAAPGGGKVGMRESELQKLYNNALHASPHKYSDGKYLSLAASGVAPTKLVFETDAQGVVTEWRVGVLPEVDYVEGCS, from the coding sequence ATGCGAGCCTTGCTTTCCCTCGGCCTGTTGGCTGCGCTCGGCGCCTGCACGGCCGAGCGCGCGCCACCGGCTCCACCCGAGGTGCCGGCGGATGTCGCGACCGACGCCGCGCCGGCATCGCCATCGCCATCGCCATCGCCCGCGGCGGAAACGCCCGCATCCGCGGCTGCCGGCAAATCCGCCGCCACGCCCGATGGCGACCTCGGCATGGCCACCTTCGCCGGCTATGGCGAGGTCAAGTTCGGCACCCTGGCCGCCGACATGGGCAAGGCCTGGGGCGGCGCGTTGAAGGAGGTCGGCAAGGACTTCAATGCAAGCTGTTACTTCATGACGCCGGCGTGGGTGAAGACGCCGGCCGAATTCAATTTCATGATCAGCGAAGGCAGGTTCGCCCGCTTCGGCACCGACAGCGCGAAGTACGCCGCCCCGGGCGGCGGCAAGGTCGGCATGCGCGAGTCCGAGCTGCAAAAGCTCTACAACAACGCCTTGCACGCATCGCCGCACAAGTACAGCGACGGCAAGTACCTGTCGCTCGCGGCGAGCGGGGTGGCGCCCACAAAGCTGGTGTTCGAGACCGATGCGCAGGGCGTGGTCACCGAATGGCGGGTCGGGGTGCTGCCGGAAGTCGATTACGTGGAGGGCTGTTCGTAA
- the hmgA gene encoding homogentisate 1,2-dioxygenase: MQSNGYQSGFGNEFASEALPGTLPEGRNSPQRVAHGLYAEQLSGTAFTAPRHQNRRSWLYRIRPAAMHGPFELLPQANLHNDFDTGPVTPDQLRWSPLPLPEAPTDFVAGLVTMAGNGSPSAQSGIGIHLYAANRDMQGRYFYDADGELLIVPQQGRLHIETELGVLDVEPQEIAVIPRGIRFRVALPDGPSRGYVCENFGAFMRIPDLGPIGSNGLANPRDFLTPNAAYEDIEGDFELIAKFQGHLWRAAIGHSPLDVVAWHGSHVPYKYDLRLFNTIGSISYDHPDPSIFLVLTSPSDTPGVGNMDFAIFPPRVLVAQDTFRPPWFHRNIASEFMGLVHGAYDAKAEGFAPGGCSLHNCMTGHGPDAATFEKASGIDTSKPDYIADTMAFMFETRNVIRPTRAALDAAYRQRDYQACWAGLRKHFTA; encoded by the coding sequence ATGCAATCGAACGGTTACCAGAGTGGTTTCGGCAACGAGTTCGCCAGCGAGGCGCTGCCCGGCACCCTGCCGGAAGGACGCAATTCGCCGCAGCGCGTGGCGCACGGCCTGTACGCGGAGCAGCTCAGCGGCACCGCGTTCACCGCGCCGCGCCACCAGAACCGGCGCAGCTGGCTGTACCGGATCCGCCCGGCGGCGATGCACGGACCGTTCGAACTGCTGCCGCAGGCGAACCTGCACAACGACTTCGACACCGGCCCAGTGACGCCCGACCAGCTGCGCTGGAGCCCGCTGCCGCTGCCGGAAGCGCCGACCGATTTCGTCGCTGGCCTGGTCACGATGGCGGGCAACGGCTCGCCGTCCGCGCAGTCCGGCATCGGCATCCACCTGTACGCGGCCAACCGCGACATGCAGGGCCGCTATTTCTACGATGCCGACGGCGAATTGCTGATCGTGCCGCAGCAGGGCCGCCTGCACATCGAGACCGAACTCGGCGTGCTCGACGTGGAACCGCAGGAGATCGCGGTGATCCCGCGCGGCATCCGCTTCCGCGTCGCGCTGCCGGACGGACCCTCGCGCGGCTATGTCTGCGAGAACTTCGGCGCGTTCATGCGCATCCCGGACCTGGGCCCGATCGGCAGCAACGGCCTGGCCAACCCGCGCGATTTCCTCACCCCGAATGCGGCGTATGAAGACATCGAAGGCGACTTCGAGCTGATCGCCAAGTTCCAGGGCCACCTGTGGCGCGCGGCGATCGGCCATTCGCCGCTCGATGTCGTCGCGTGGCACGGCAGCCACGTGCCGTACAAGTACGACCTGCGCCTGTTCAATACCATCGGTTCGATCAGCTACGACCATCCGGATCCGTCGATCTTCCTGGTGCTGACCTCGCCCAGCGACACCCCCGGCGTCGGCAACATGGATTTCGCGATCTTCCCGCCGCGGGTGCTGGTGGCGCAGGACACCTTCCGCCCGCCGTGGTTCCACCGCAACATCGCCAGCGAGTTCATGGGCCTGGTGCACGGCGCGTACGACGCCAAGGCCGAGGGCTTCGCGCCCGGCGGCTGCTCGCTGCACAACTGCATGACCGGGCACGGGCCGGATGCGGCCACGTTCGAGAAGGCCAGCGGCATCGACACCTCGAAACCGGACTACATCGCCGACACCATGGCCTTCATGTTCGAGACCCGCAACGTGATCCGGCCGACCCGCGCCGCGCTCGACGCCGCGTACCGCCAGCGCGATTACCAGGCCTGCTGGGCCGGGCTGCGCAAGCACTTCACGGCTTGA
- the hppD gene encoding 4-hydroxyphenylpyruvate dioxygenase: MSAQPNLGMQVTTFENPMGIDGFEFVEFAAPAGQGEAMHAYLRSMGFSATKRHKTRAITLYRQGGVNFLLNEQPDSFAADFAAAHGPSACGFAIRFHTPIAEVLATVIGNGGEAIEAKADTRAIDAPVVKGIGDCMLYLVDANATDVYADYVAIEGAQQDPQGFGLTFIDHLTHNLYFGNMQKWSDYYEKLFNFREIRYFDIKGAKTGLVSKAMTAPDGIVRIPLNESSDPKSQINEYLDAYRGEGIQHIALFTDDIYSTVEAMRAAGVEFLDTPDTYFEVIDLRVPDHGEDVPRLAKNKILIDADPETHQRKLLQIFTQNAFGPIFFEIIQRKGNEGFGEGNFQALFESIERDQMKRGVL; encoded by the coding sequence ATGAGCGCCCAGCCCAATCTTGGCATGCAAGTCACCACGTTCGAGAACCCGATGGGGATCGACGGCTTCGAATTCGTCGAATTCGCCGCGCCCGCCGGCCAGGGCGAGGCCATGCACGCCTACCTGCGCAGCATGGGCTTCAGCGCGACCAAGCGCCACAAGACCCGCGCGATCACCCTGTACCGCCAGGGCGGGGTGAATTTCCTGCTCAACGAGCAGCCGGATTCGTTCGCCGCCGATTTCGCCGCCGCGCACGGCCCGTCCGCCTGCGGCTTCGCGATCCGCTTCCACACGCCGATCGCCGAAGTGCTGGCCACCGTGATCGGCAACGGCGGCGAGGCGATCGAGGCCAAGGCCGACACCCGCGCGATCGACGCGCCGGTGGTGAAGGGCATCGGCGACTGCATGCTGTACCTGGTCGACGCCAACGCGACCGACGTCTATGCCGACTACGTCGCCATCGAGGGCGCGCAGCAGGACCCGCAGGGCTTCGGCCTGACCTTCATCGACCACCTGACCCACAACCTGTACTTCGGCAACATGCAGAAGTGGTCGGACTACTACGAGAAGTTGTTCAACTTCCGCGAGATCCGCTACTTCGACATCAAGGGCGCCAAGACCGGCCTGGTGAGCAAGGCGATGACCGCGCCGGACGGCATCGTGCGCATCCCGCTCAACGAATCCAGCGACCCGAAGTCGCAGATCAACGAATACCTCGACGCCTACCGGGGCGAAGGCATCCAGCACATCGCGCTGTTCACCGACGACATCTATTCGACGGTGGAGGCGATGCGCGCGGCGGGCGTCGAATTCCTCGATACCCCGGACACCTACTTCGAGGTGATCGACCTGCGCGTGCCGGACCACGGCGAGGACGTGCCGCGCCTCGCGAAGAACAAGATCCTGATCGATGCAGACCCGGAAACGCACCAGCGCAAGCTGCTGCAGATCTTCACCCAGAACGCGTTCGGGCCGATCTTCTTCGAGATCATCCAGCGCAAGGGCAACGAAGGTTTCGGCGAAGGCAATTTCCAGGCGCTGTTCGAGAGCATCGAGCGCGACCAGATGAAGCGCGGCGTGCTCTGA
- a CDS encoding MarR family winged helix-turn-helix transcriptional regulator: MTRSRKPRPAGHPHAELDLEHFLPYRLSVLSNRISSAIAREYSQRFALSVTEWRVMAVLGRYPGLSASKVALRTAMDKVAVSRAVARLLDAGRIEREFDDDDRRRSVLRLSEAGYAVYDEVAPLALDFERHVLGGMPAEERDLLFRLLDRLDELELRAEVDTAHD, from the coding sequence ATGACCCGATCCCGCAAACCCAGGCCCGCCGGACACCCCCACGCCGAGCTCGACCTCGAGCATTTCCTGCCGTACCGGCTCAGCGTGCTGTCCAACCGGATCAGTAGCGCGATCGCCCGCGAGTATTCGCAGCGCTTCGCGCTGAGCGTGACCGAATGGCGGGTGATGGCGGTGCTGGGCCGCTACCCCGGCCTGTCCGCCAGCAAGGTCGCGCTGCGCACGGCGATGGACAAGGTGGCGGTCAGCCGCGCGGTGGCGCGCCTGCTGGACGCGGGCCGGATCGAGCGCGAGTTCGACGACGACGACCGCCGCCGCTCGGTGCTGCGCCTGTCCGAAGCCGGCTACGCGGTGTACGACGAGGTCGCGCCCTTGGCGCTCGACTTCGAGCGCCACGTACTGGGCGGCATGCCGGCGGAGGAACGCGACCTGCTGTTCCGCCTGCTGGACCGGCTGGACGAACTGGAACTGCGCGCCGAAGTGGATACCGCGCACGACTGA
- a CDS encoding DUF6265 family protein, translated as MRLEQALLGIGLGLCANAAVAAGPGFDWLAGHWCSSDDGRQVDEVWLPEAGGALLGMSRTVRGGKTESYEFMRIVPAGAGAGFHVQPNGVPPTLFAIVERGDGWVRFANAAHDFPNRIEYRREGEALKASIAGPGRDGREMRIPFDYRRCGD; from the coding sequence ATGCGACTGGAACAAGCATTGCTGGGCATCGGCCTGGGCCTGTGCGCGAATGCGGCCGTGGCCGCGGGGCCCGGGTTCGACTGGCTGGCGGGGCACTGGTGCAGCAGCGACGATGGCCGCCAGGTCGACGAGGTGTGGTTGCCGGAAGCCGGCGGTGCGCTGCTGGGCATGTCGCGCACGGTGCGTGGCGGCAAGACCGAGTCGTACGAGTTCATGCGGATCGTGCCGGCGGGCGCGGGCGCTGGCTTCCATGTGCAGCCCAATGGCGTGCCGCCGACGCTGTTCGCGATCGTCGAGCGCGGCGACGGCTGGGTGCGCTTCGCCAACGCCGCGCACGATTTCCCCAACCGGATCGAATACCGGCGCGAGGGCGAGGCGTTGAAGGCGTCGATCGCCGGCCCCGGCCGCGACGGCAGGGAGATGCGGATCCCCTTCGACTACCGCCGCTGCGGAGACTGA
- a CDS encoding helix-turn-helix domain-containing protein: MEYVEHPAPQDLRRHLQCLWVLRDDAPGDEVQVVYPDGRCELLAELGVPLRFHGADGAIRADQAFCFAAQQRGPIRLQATGAVHCIGLRLMPACSGLIAGARLPGLRDHAPDLHALDPAFARAFEQAARASATTDSPEPLWGLLRPRCAAFAPDALIERAAATLDAAEGDLRIADLATRLGIGVRTLQTRFLAAVGMTPKEYARVRRLQALLATLDTEDAGIADAAARHGYSDQAHATHDLLRWTGSTPARLVRALRGDRNGDDTLRLAAAFVRGHSDR, from the coding sequence ATGGAGTACGTCGAGCATCCCGCCCCGCAAGACCTGCGCCGGCACCTGCAATGCCTGTGGGTGCTGCGCGACGACGCGCCCGGCGACGAGGTGCAGGTCGTGTACCCCGATGGCCGTTGCGAACTGCTGGCCGAACTCGGCGTGCCGCTGCGCTTCCACGGCGCGGATGGCGCGATCCGCGCCGACCAGGCGTTCTGCTTCGCCGCGCAGCAACGCGGTCCGATCCGCCTGCAGGCGACGGGCGCGGTGCACTGCATCGGCTTGCGGTTGATGCCGGCCTGCAGCGGCTTGATCGCGGGCGCGCGCTTGCCCGGGCTGCGCGACCACGCGCCGGACCTGCACGCACTGGACCCCGCATTCGCCCGCGCCTTCGAACAGGCGGCGCGTGCAAGCGCGACGACGGATTCCCCGGAACCGTTGTGGGGACTGCTGCGTCCGCGCTGCGCCGCGTTCGCGCCCGATGCGTTGATCGAACGCGCGGCGGCAACCCTCGATGCCGCCGAAGGCGACTTGCGCATCGCCGACCTGGCGACACGACTCGGCATCGGCGTGCGCACGCTGCAGACGCGATTCCTCGCTGCAGTCGGAATGACGCCGAAGGAGTACGCGCGCGTGCGCCGCCTGCAGGCGCTGTTGGCCACGCTCGACACGGAAGATGCAGGCATCGCCGATGCCGCCGCCCGCCACGGCTACAGCGACCAGGCCCACGCCACCCACGACCTGCTGCGCTGGACCGGCAGCACGCCGGCGCGATTGGTGCGCGCCCTGCGCGGCGATCGCAACGGCGATGACACGCTGCGGCTCGCCGCCGCCTTCGTGCGCGGCCATTCGGATCGCTAG